The Corynebacterium freiburgense region ATCAGGCGATGTCCCATGCAGGATTAGTCTTTCCAAAGATTCGAAAGCACCGCGACGCCGCGGCTATGCCGCTAATTGTTATTACTGAAACAGACCTCACCGGTAACCGGGTTGGCGATATTGCAGGTGCTAAACGACGCCCCGCACGTCGCCGCCATAAAGTCGACCCACTCGCACTGACGCCCGGTGATCTAGTGGTCCATGAAACACATGGCATTGGCCGCTTTATTAAAATGATGGAACGTACCATTACCACTGGTGACGGCACTTCCCGCAGGGAATATGTTGTCTTGGAGTATGCGGCGTCGAAACGCGGACAGCCGGGAGATCAACTCTATGTTCCAATGGAAAGCCTGGATTTATTATCCCGGTATGTTGGTGGCGAAAAGCCTGCCCTTAGCAAAATGGGTGGGTCCGATTGGAAAAATACAAAACGTAAAGCCCGCACTGCAGTACGTGAAATCGCCGGAGAGCTCATCGAACTGTATGCCAAACGGCAATCCGCGCCGGGGCACGCATTTTCGATGGATAATCCGTGGCAGCGGGAAATGGAAGATAATTTCCCATTTGTGGAAACCGAAGACCAAATGGCCGCAATCGAAGCCGTAAAATCCGATATGGAACGCCCTGTTCCAATGGATCGTGTAATCGTAGGTGACGTTGGTTACGGAAAAACTGAAGTGGCCGTACGTGCCGCCTTTAAAGCTGTCCAAGATGGCAAACAAGTGGCCGTATTAGTGCCGACCACACTATTAGCACAGCAGCACCTATCAACATTCCAGCAGCGTATGGACGGTTTTCCTGTAGTTATCAAAGGATTATCCCGCTTTACGCCGACAAAAGAAGCGAAGGAAGTGATTGCCGGTTTGGCGGATGGTTCTGTAGATGTAGTAATTGGAACTCACCGCCTTATTCAAACTGGTGTTCAGTGGAAAAATCTTGGTTTAGTGGTTGTTGATGAAGAACAACGATTCGGCGTAGAACACAAAGAGCATATTAAAGCGCTGCGCACCCATGTTGATGTGCTTACCATGTCAGCGACTCCAATTCCGCGCACACTGGAAATGTCAATGGCTGGAATCCGTGAAATGTCCACGATCCTCACCCCGCCCGAAGACCGCCACCCAGTGCTTACATATGTTGGTGCACAGGAGGATAAGCAGGTGGCTGCATCAATCCGCCGGGAGCTCCTCCGAGACGGACAAGTGTTCTATGTGCACAATAAAGTTGCTTCCATTGAAAAACGTGCACAGCAGCTCCGCGAACTCGTCCCAGAAGCCAGAATTGTAGTTGCGCACGGACAAATGAGCGAAGATCTTCTTGAGCAGACAGTGCAAGGGTTCTGGGACCGTGAATATGACGTGCTGGTGTGTACAACCATTGTGGAAACTGGTCTAGATATTGCTAATGCCAATACGCTTATTGTAGAAAACGCCCACCATATGGGACTTTCGCAGCTTCATCAACTCCGCGGCAGGGTAGGGCGCTCCCGGGAACGCGGCTATGCATATTTCCTATATCCCAAAGGCGAAACCCTTACAGAAACCTCCTACGATCGTCTTGCCGCAATCGCACAAAATAACGATCTTGGTGCTGGTATGGCAGTGGCAATGAAAGATCTTGAAATGCGTGGTGCTGGAAATGTGCTTGGCGCAGAGCAATCAGGCCATATCGCTGGAGTCGGTTTTGATCTCTATGTTCGGCTTGTGGGGGAGGCGGTCGAGGCATTCCGGGCGCTCGCTGATGGCAAAATTGTTGATGCCACCGATAAGGAGCCAAAAGAAATCCGCGTCGACCTGCCTGTGGACGCCCACATCCCTGATGGCTATATCAATGCCGAGCGATTGCGTCTGGAAATCTACCGTAAAATCGCCGCTTCAACTGATGAGTCCGAACTCCGCCTAGTAGCCGAAGAAATACTCGATCGCTATGGTGCGATTCCGGTCGAAGTAGAAAGAATGTTCGCTGTTGCCCGCGTGCGGCACCTGATGCGCGCGGCCAACCTTACCGACATTGGTGTTCAGGGAACCCGAATCAAAGTGCACCCCGTTGAACTTCCCGATTCTAAACAAATCAGGCTCAAACGAATGTTCGCCGGGGCTACGTATCGGCCTGCCGCTCAGGCCATTCAGTTGCCATTCCCCAAGGCTGGCCGAAATGTTACTGACCCGCAACTGCGCGACATGGAACTCCTCCAATGGATCGCAGATTTTATCGCAACAATGTTTGATTTGGTGCCGATAAATGTAGATGGCTCACCACGTCAAAACACCACTAGCGTTACGACGCCCGCGCCAGCAACTGAAACCAATGCTCTTCGGCGTTCCAACACTGCAGGTCGAACATTTAACCAATTGGAAACTGATGACGAAGATCGTAGAGCTGCCCGCCGTCGGAAATACCGATTACGCTAAGGGCTGCTAACCAAGAGTAAACCTGGTACAAAAACTTTCCGGTTTCGAATCTACGACGTGGCTGGGCCTGGTTGAATGTCGAGACATTGCTGCTGTGGTTTTTGGGGCTTGTGGGATTGTGGTGGTCCGGATTTCACTGGGTCAACCTGGCGAAGGGCTGGGTTTTGGCCGGTGGTTTGGTTGTGTACGTCCGGTGACCTTGGCTTTGCTTGAGATTTGATCGGGGTTGCTTGGTCTTTTTTGGGTGCTGCTTGGGCGGGTTGTCACAGATTCCATTTTTTCGGCTGTTTTTATGGAATTTGTGACACGATAGGTAGGGATCCTGTCACAGATTCCATTTTTTTCGTTGTTTTTATGGAATCTGCGACAAACCCCAGGTCAACGATTGTGTGCAACATTGGCTGGTGTCACAAATTCCACTGGAACGGGTTTGTTTTATGGAATCTGTGACATTCGGTATAAAAACATCACTAGTTCAATAGGGTGGGCCTATTAAACGCCCGAGAAGCCGGCCAAACTCCAGGTAAATCGACCCAAACGCCCCAAAAATCAGCCAACCCGCCCGAATATCAGGCAGATCTGACCCACCCCACCCCCAACAAGGCAGATTTCACATCACCCACAACCCATCACCACGTTTCCCCAGTTCACACCCCAAGACCAGAAGCCCGCAACACAAATCTGCCTGTTCCAGCCTCGACCGAGGCCTAACCCAACCCCTGCCCAGGCCTAACCGAGGCCTAACCCAGCCCCTGCCCAGGCCTAACCCAATAAACTGTGGTGAATCTTGTTTACAGGCTTAGTGTGCCGGTTGCTAGGCCGTAGATGGCGGTCAGTGCGCCAAGGACGATAAGACCTACTACGACCCATTCGAAGGCGTTAAAGATTTTTTCGCCTGCCCGCATGCGTGTCCAGATGTAGGGGATGAATCCGGGGACTACAAGGAGGGCGCCGAATAGGAGGTAGGTGGGGTCGGCAGCGTAGAAGAGCCAGAGGGAGTAGATAGTTGCTATTGCTCCGACGAGAAGATGGCGTCGGTTATCTGTAGTAGAAATTTCGGGTCCGGAGTCATCGAAGCGGGTTCCGGCGTGTGGGTGGGTTACTCCGCGTCCGCGGGTGGTAAGGAGTACCAGGTAGAAGGCGGAGAAAATGTAGGGGAGCATGTACATCATGGTGGCGAGTTGCACCATTGATACATAGGTTGTTTCGTTCACAAAGAAGATAATTACGGAGATTTGTATCACTATTGTGGAAACGAGCTGCGCAAATACGGGTGCCCCTGCAGCATTGATTTTGCCGAGTTTGCGGGGGAGTAGGCCGTCGTAGGCCATAAGGGCGATTGGTTCGGCGCAGAGCATTTGCCAAGAGACATATGCGCCAAGCACGGAGAGGCAGAGGCCGAAGGAAATAAGGGCGCCTCCCCATGGGCCTACTACTGCTTCAAGGACGCTTGCCATGGAGTTATCTGGTAGAGCGGCGAGTTCTTCTTGGGTAAGTACGCCGTAGGAGAGTGTGGCTACGGTGACAAGTAATGCCAAGACCATGGCGAAGCCGATGACGGTAGCGCGCCCGACATCGCGCCGTGTGCGTGCTTGTTTTGAGTAGACGCTGGCGCCTTCGACGCCAATAAATGCCCATACGGTAAAGAGCATCATGCCTTTGATTTGGTCCATAACGCTGCCGATATCACTGCCTTCGGCCCAGAGGTCGAAGGTGAAGCGCTCCCAGCTAAAACCAAGGAATGCTACGAGGACGATAAAAACCAGGATGGGCAGGAGTTTTGCCACTGTGGTTACTACGTTCATTATGGCGGCTTC contains the following coding sequences:
- the mfd gene encoding transcription-repair coupling factor; the encoded protein is MLAGLLKVAATDPKLKGMVNHIGEPILHLSGVHQVRPWAIATLAHHAPLLVVAATGREAEDITAELKAMLGEKVAWFPSWETLPHERMSPGVDTVGRRAEVLANLPNLQVVVMAARAFCQPVLHQDRSPYVLAQGAEYEFEDLIREFVFRGYQRVDMVAKRGEFATRGGIIDIFPTTAELPVRLEFWGDEIAEIRPFSVADQRAVAEIEIPEVPIYPCRELLIDSSIRGRAAQLAVQHPGNPALVELLSKLAEGTPADGMEALIPALSDAPMVAVSELFPDRTHILLMDPEKIRTRIADLAATDAEFLAAGWEAAAMGASGPLAAEGLDLSPSSYRSFESLQISAQKFGQPWWTFAPEGMFAADDADTLPLDFEPGPAPRGDLPKIEAMMHALLAHTRDGGRAAFIAPAAGAIKRMVERFAEQGIPTKVATPAWEPSPGEVTLYQAMSHAGLVFPKIRKHRDAAAMPLIVITETDLTGNRVGDIAGAKRRPARRRHKVDPLALTPGDLVVHETHGIGRFIKMMERTITTGDGTSRREYVVLEYAASKRGQPGDQLYVPMESLDLLSRYVGGEKPALSKMGGSDWKNTKRKARTAVREIAGELIELYAKRQSAPGHAFSMDNPWQREMEDNFPFVETEDQMAAIEAVKSDMERPVPMDRVIVGDVGYGKTEVAVRAAFKAVQDGKQVAVLVPTTLLAQQHLSTFQQRMDGFPVVIKGLSRFTPTKEAKEVIAGLADGSVDVVIGTHRLIQTGVQWKNLGLVVVDEEQRFGVEHKEHIKALRTHVDVLTMSATPIPRTLEMSMAGIREMSTILTPPEDRHPVLTYVGAQEDKQVAASIRRELLRDGQVFYVHNKVASIEKRAQQLRELVPEARIVVAHGQMSEDLLEQTVQGFWDREYDVLVCTTIVETGLDIANANTLIVENAHHMGLSQLHQLRGRVGRSRERGYAYFLYPKGETLTETSYDRLAAIAQNNDLGAGMAVAMKDLEMRGAGNVLGAEQSGHIAGVGFDLYVRLVGEAVEAFRALADGKIVDATDKEPKEIRVDLPVDAHIPDGYINAERLRLEIYRKIAASTDESELRLVAEEILDRYGAIPVEVERMFAVARVRHLMRAANLTDIGVQGTRIKVHPVELPDSKQIRLKRMFAGATYRPAAQAIQLPFPKAGRNVTDPQLRDMELLQWIADFIATMFDLVPINVDGSPRQNTTSVTTPAPATETNALRRSNTAGRTFNQLETDDEDRRAARRRKYRLR
- a CDS encoding amino acid permease, whose translation is MTTTTADHKVRVWTLVSLIIGSTIGTGIFALPQNAGSVAGPGAMLIGWCIAGVGMLSIAFVFQILAVRKPNLDSGVYSYVRAGLGDFVGFASAWGYWLGSVIAQVGYATLFFSTLGYYVPIFSSENRWTSAIAVSILTWLIFAGLTRGVREAAIMNVVTTVAKLLPILVFIVLVAFLGFSWERFTFDLWAEGSDIGSVMDQIKGMMLFTVWAFIGVEGASVYSKQARTRRDVGRATVIGFAMVLALLVTVATLSYGVLTQEELAALPDNSMASVLEAVVGPWGGALISFGLCLSVLGAYVSWQMLCAEPIALMAYDGLLPRKLGKINAAGAPVFAQLVSTIVIQISVIIFFVNETTYVSMVQLATMMYMLPYIFSAFYLVLLTTRGRGVTHPHAGTRFDDSGPEISTTDNRRHLLVGAIATIYSLWLFYAADPTYLLFGALLVVPGFIPYIWTRMRAGEKIFNAFEWVVVGLIVLGALTAIYGLATGTLSL